Proteins from a genomic interval of Lolium perenne isolate Kyuss_39 chromosome 1, Kyuss_2.0, whole genome shotgun sequence:
- the LOC127339574 gene encoding uncharacterized protein, whose amino-acid sequence MAEGPLDLWIDWANQIGVLLSLFFQVVLHLFANVRRRSSSIWLRVPLWLAYQLSDMTATYAAGQLLYSSCAPQDHQLIAFWAPFLLLHLGGPDNITAYAIEDNKLWARHLLTLGVQVLGAGYVLYKYITGSGIFLTLAAILIFVVGVTKYAERTYALWFANFSTLQRSLKVLARDKHRKYFYIEHQKWCKCSDLEEDELVLQRAHSLFHICKRAIVDSVIMTEEDSGVDSEEKKIIEGLRKKPVYMWRVMEMELSLMYDILYTKASVTHSWVGYCIRIISPLAVAASLVLFQLSSKYGYSRVDVDITYTLLGGALVLEMKSLLGTLGSWPGKMIMTGTTRKWSRTMGQHNMLRFRAGQMMDKKSRLLGNLLGMLGLRDWWERRYYSCTIIVSDNVVKRAQELIDWVSRDDINTLGLLRHKWGKVALNHVKKDLFKTLKGYCGVDFHESIIIWHIATDLIIAAREADPKVETVRALSNYMMFLLVNRPYMIPGLPQNWLYKQTCKNLDNLCDLNYLVRSSGDSFCTVLKKFFQPRQHWELKFSGLEKELADLVRDFKDPTAADSKNPRLKYARKIALAIEHERDVKDKLGLLENLWIDFLAYAANRCSPESHARKLSSGGEFTTIVWLMIEHLRQIKEK is encoded by the exons ATGGCTGAAGGGCCGTTGGACTTGTGGATTGACTGGGCGAACCAGATCGGGGTACTCTTAAGCCTCTTCTTCCAGGTCGTCCTCCATCTCTTCGCCAACGTACGTCGGCGTAGTAGCTCGATTTGGCTGAGGGTTCCTCTTTGGCTGGCTTACCAGCTGTCGGACATGACCGCCACATATGCTGCCGGGCAGCTCCTCTACAGTAGCTGCGCACCGCAAGACCACCAGCTCATTGCCTTCTGGGCGCCATTCCTCTTGCTGCACCTTGGCGGTCCAGATAACATCACCGCCTATGCAATCGAAGATAACAAACTCTGGGCGCGACACTTGCTGACCCTTGGGGTGCAGGTTCTGGGAGCCGGATATGTCCTCTACAAGTATATCACCGGCAGTGGTATCTTTCTCACACTGGCCGCCATCTTGATATTTGTCGTCGGTGTTACAAAGTATGCCGAGAGGACATATGCGCTCTGGTTCGCAAACTTCAGCACCCTCCAGAGGTCTCTGAAGGTACTGGCACGCGACAAGCATCGCAAATATTTTTACATTGAGCATCAAAAATGGTGCAAGTGCAGTGACTTGGAGGAGGACGAGCTTGTCCTGCAGCGTGCTCATTCCTTGTTTCATATCTGCAAGCGTGCGATAGTTGATTCGGTGATCATGACTGAGGAGGATTCAGGGGTGGATTCTGAGGAAAAGAAAATAATCGAGGGCCTTAGGAAAAAGCCGGTGTACATGTGGAGGGTGATGGAGATGGAGCTCTCTCTTATGTACGACATCCTGTACACCAAGGCAAGCGTGACCCACTCTTGGGTTGGCTACTGCATCCGTATCATCTCGCCGCTTGCAGTGGCCGCTTCACTCGTGTTGTTCCAGTTGAGCAGCAAATATGGTTACAGCCGAGTTGATGTTGACATCACATACACCTTATTGGGTGGCGCATTGGTTCTGGAGATGAAATCGCTCCTTGGCACACTAGG GTCCTGGCCTGGCAAGATGATCATGACAGGAACCACGAGGAAGTGGTCACGTACCATGGGGCAGCACAACATGCTGCGGTTTCGTGCCGGGCAGATGATGGACAAGAAGAGTCGCCTACTAGGTAATCTGTTGGGGATGCTGGGACTCCGTGACTGGTGGGAAAGGAGGTACTACTCATGTACTATCATTGTCTCAGATAATGTCGTGAAGCGTGCACAGGAGCTGATCGACTGGGTCTCACGCGATGACATAAACACACTTGGCTTGCTCAGGCATAAGTGGGGCAAAGTAGCACTGAATCACGTGAAAAAGGATCTGTTCAAGACGTTGAAGGGCTATTGTGGAGTTGACTTCCATGAGAGCATCATCATCTGGCACATTGCCACAGACTTGATCATTGCTGCAAGGGAAGCTGACCCCAAGGTTGAGACTGTTAGGGCGCTGTCCAACTACATGATGTTCCTCCTCGTCAACCGCCCCTACATGATACCAGGCCTTCCTCAAAACTGGCTGTACAAGCAAACCTGCAAGAATCTGGACAATTTATGCGATCTAAACTACCTCGTCAGATCCTCTGGCGACAGCTTCTGCACTGTGCTAAAGAAATTTTTCCAACCGCGTCAGCACTGGGAGTTGAAATTTTCCGGGCTTGAGAAGGAGCTCGCTGATCTCGTAAGGGATTTTAAGGACCCTACAGCCGCTGACTCTAAAAATCCTCGGCTCAAGTATGCGCGCAAAATTGCTTTGGCAATTGAGCATGAACGTGACGTAAAAGATAAGCTGGGTCTGTTAGAAAACCTGTGGATCGACTTCCTAGCATACGCAGCCAACCGGTGCAGCCCGGAGTCACATGCCAGGAAGCTTAGCAGCGGTGGTGAGTTCACAACCATTGTGTGGCTTATGATAGAACACCTCCGCCAAATTAAGGAAAAATAG